The following coding sequences are from one Deinococcus planocerae window:
- a CDS encoding B12-binding domain-containing radical SAM protein, producing the protein MSYWRNQIKPLLDAETGTMFKQAPIRVTLAFPNRYSVGMASLGYQVIYRMFNQEEGIACERAFLPDDVDAFERTGQALPTVESGRDAGDCELFALSVSFELDLTNIIRTLDVAGMHPLREERDENDPIVMIGGPFTSSNPYPLTPFADIIVIGDGEQIVPVVSEALRESQTREDFYDLIDGMPGIFLPARHVHEPTWATAPKELLPAYSQIVTPNSELSNMFLVEAQRGCPRPCTFCLARTMYGPNRNNQAQELLDTIPDWVEKVGLVGAALSDFPHTKYVGRVLTDRGIKLGVSSIRADTVDAELAEILKAGGLRTFTVASDAPSERLRRWLKKGITTEDLIKTAQISRDLGFSGIKVYMMIGLGPENDDDITELIEFTKDLAKINRVALGVSPFVPKRHTPHFADPFAGVQTIEKRLKRIQKELRTTAELRNVSAKWAWVESVIARGGPEVGMAAYSIYRSESIGAWKKALDEVGWRDEFEANTPAIGLPPGQYEPREVSAHAQGLAV; encoded by the coding sequence TTGAGTTACTGGCGCAACCAGATCAAACCGCTGCTGGATGCGGAGACGGGGACCATGTTCAAGCAGGCCCCGATCCGCGTCACGCTGGCGTTTCCTAACCGCTATTCCGTGGGAATGGCCTCTCTGGGCTATCAGGTCATCTACCGCATGTTCAACCAGGAAGAGGGCATTGCCTGCGAGCGGGCCTTCCTCCCCGACGATGTGGACGCCTTCGAGCGCACCGGGCAGGCCCTGCCCACCGTCGAGAGCGGGCGGGACGCGGGCGACTGCGAACTCTTCGCCCTGAGCGTGTCCTTCGAGCTGGACCTCACCAACATCATCCGCACCCTCGACGTGGCGGGAATGCACCCCCTGCGCGAGGAGCGCGACGAGAACGACCCCATCGTGATGATCGGGGGGCCCTTCACGTCCTCCAACCCCTACCCGCTGACCCCTTTTGCCGACATCATCGTGATCGGCGACGGCGAGCAGATCGTGCCCGTGGTGTCCGAGGCCCTGCGGGAATCCCAGACCCGCGAGGACTTCTACGACCTGATCGACGGGATGCCCGGCATCTTCCTGCCCGCCCGGCACGTCCACGAGCCGACGTGGGCGACGGCGCCGAAGGAACTGCTGCCCGCCTACAGCCAGATCGTCACGCCGAACTCGGAACTCAGCAACATGTTCCTGGTGGAGGCGCAGCGCGGCTGCCCGCGGCCCTGCACCTTCTGCCTCGCGCGGACGATGTACGGCCCCAACCGCAACAACCAGGCGCAGGAACTCCTCGACACCATCCCCGACTGGGTGGAGAAGGTCGGGCTGGTGGGCGCGGCGCTCTCCGACTTCCCGCACACCAAGTACGTCGGGCGGGTGCTGACCGACCGCGGCATCAAGCTGGGCGTGTCCAGCATCCGCGCCGACACGGTGGACGCCGAACTGGCCGAGATTCTGAAGGCGGGCGGGCTGCGGACCTTCACCGTCGCCTCCGACGCGCCCTCCGAGCGCCTGCGCCGCTGGCTGAAGAAGGGCATCACGACCGAGGACCTGATCAAGACCGCGCAGATCAGCCGCGACCTGGGCTTTTCCGGCATCAAGGTCTACATGATGATCGGCCTGGGGCCCGAGAACGACGACGACATCACCGAGCTGATCGAGTTCACGAAGGACCTCGCCAAGATCAACCGGGTCGCGCTGGGGGTCAGCCCCTTCGTGCCCAAGCGCCACACGCCGCACTTCGCCGACCCCTTCGCGGGGGTGCAGACCATCGAGAAGAGGCTCAAGCGCATTCAGAAGGAGCTGCGGACGACCGCCGAACTGCGCAACGTCTCCGCCAAGTGGGCCTGGGTCGAGTCGGTGATCGCCCGCGGCGGCCCCGAGGTCGGCATGGCCGCCTACTCGATCTACCGGAGCGAGAGCATCGGCGCGTGGAAAAAGGCGCTCGACGAGGTGGGCTGGCGTGACGAGTTCGAGGCGAACACGCCCGCCATCGGCCTGCCGCCCGGGCAGTACGAGCCGCGCGAGGTGAGCGCGCACGCGCAGGGGCTGGCGGTGTAG
- the lysX gene encoding lysine biosynthesis protein LysX — protein sequence MADLAIIYDRIRPDEKMLFAALDALGVPYDKVYAPQLRVTFDDAGRAGVPWRVALERCVSQSRGHGVTRALEGLGVRVVNPSHVIELCGDKLATNAALARAGLPTPRTGVAFDGEAALALIEELGYPVVLKPTVGSWGRMVSRINDRDAAEAVIEHKEVLGGPQHGIFYVQEMIAKPGRDIRAFVVGGECIGAIYRTSEHWITNTARGATASNCPVTPEIEGLALRAAAAVHGEIVAIDLVEDPGRGLLVIEINHTMEFKNSVSTTGVDIPRRMGEYALGLLG from the coding sequence ATGGCCGACCTCGCCATCATCTACGACCGCATCCGCCCCGACGAGAAGATGCTCTTCGCGGCGCTCGACGCTCTCGGCGTGCCCTACGACAAGGTGTACGCGCCGCAGCTCAGGGTGACTTTCGACGACGCCGGGCGCGCCGGGGTGCCGTGGCGCGTCGCCCTCGAGCGCTGCGTGAGCCAGTCGCGCGGGCACGGGGTCACGCGGGCGCTGGAAGGGCTCGGCGTCCGCGTCGTGAATCCCTCCCATGTCATCGAGCTGTGCGGCGACAAGCTCGCCACGAACGCCGCGCTGGCCCGCGCCGGGCTGCCCACGCCGCGCACGGGGGTCGCCTTCGACGGGGAGGCGGCGCTCGCCCTCATCGAGGAGCTGGGCTACCCGGTCGTCCTCAAGCCCACCGTGGGCTCGTGGGGACGGATGGTCAGCCGCATCAATGACCGCGACGCCGCCGAGGCGGTCATCGAGCACAAGGAGGTGCTGGGCGGGCCTCAGCACGGCATCTTCTATGTGCAGGAAATGATCGCCAAGCCGGGCCGCGACATCCGCGCCTTCGTCGTGGGCGGCGAGTGCATCGGCGCGATCTACCGCACCTCCGAGCACTGGATCACGAACACGGCGCGGGGGGCCACGGCGAGCAACTGCCCGGTCACACCCGAGATCGAGGGGCTCGCCCTCCGGGCCGCCGCCGCCGTCCACGGCGAGATCGTCGCCATCGACCTCGTGGAGGACCCGGGGCGGGGCCTGCTCGTCATCGAGATCAACCACACGATGGAATTCAAGAATTCGGTGAGCACGACGGGTGTGGACATTCCCCGCCGGATGGGCGAGTACGCCCTCGGTCTGCTCGGTTAG
- a CDS encoding 3-isopropylmalate dehydratase large subunit has protein sequence MNVPPPRPQTMAEKILSRRGDRTVYAGDLAVVEVDQVMVVDSIAQSFIQRMEQDLAARPKYPERVSIVIDHVAPASTVSVAQAQKEAREYAAQAGVRLFDVGRGICHQVLMEERLAQPGWIVLGSDSHSTTYGAVAVFGTGMGATDIALAAASGKTWLKVPESVKVTFVGELRPGVTAKDAALEMIRVLGADGATYQSVEIHAGDRFTRGERMTLANLCVEAGAKAGLVVPGGEILTGYGYDIPDWVYPDPGATYVQDVTIDLAALRPRMSAPSEVDNVHDVSELRGLKVDQVFIGTCTNGRLEDLHAAAEVLKGQRVDPSTRLLVIPASSEVMEAAMGDGTLLTLMQAGAVLGTPGCGPCMGRHQGVLAPGEVCVSTSNRNFIGRMGDKDAKIYLASPAVAAATAVMGRIALPEDVLRKPIPV, from the coding sequence ATGAACGTTCCCCCTCCCCGCCCGCAGACGATGGCGGAAAAAATCCTCTCGCGGCGCGGCGACCGAACCGTCTACGCCGGGGACCTCGCCGTCGTGGAGGTCGATCAGGTCATGGTCGTGGACTCCATCGCGCAGAGCTTCATTCAGAGGATGGAGCAGGACCTCGCTGCCCGCCCCAAGTACCCGGAGCGCGTCTCCATCGTGATCGACCACGTGGCCCCCGCCTCCACCGTCAGCGTCGCGCAGGCGCAGAAGGAGGCGCGCGAGTACGCCGCGCAGGCGGGTGTCCGGCTCTTCGACGTGGGGCGCGGCATCTGCCATCAGGTGTTGATGGAAGAACGCCTCGCGCAACCCGGCTGGATCGTCCTGGGTTCGGACAGCCACTCGACGACCTACGGGGCGGTGGCCGTCTTCGGCACGGGGATGGGCGCGACCGACATCGCCCTCGCCGCCGCGAGCGGCAAGACGTGGCTCAAGGTGCCCGAGAGCGTGAAGGTCACCTTCGTGGGCGAGTTGCGACCCGGCGTGACCGCTAAGGACGCCGCCCTGGAGATGATCCGCGTCCTGGGGGCAGACGGTGCCACCTACCAGAGCGTCGAGATTCACGCCGGAGACCGCTTCACGCGCGGCGAGCGAATGACGCTGGCGAACCTGTGCGTGGAGGCGGGCGCGAAGGCGGGCCTCGTCGTTCCCGGTGGCGAGATTTTGACGGGCTACGGCTACGACATTCCCGACTGGGTATACCCCGACCCCGGCGCCACCTACGTTCAGGACGTGACCATCGACCTCGCCGCCCTGCGCCCTCGCATGAGTGCGCCCTCGGAGGTGGACAACGTTCACGACGTGTCCGAGCTGCGCGGCCTGAAGGTCGATCAGGTCTTCATCGGCACCTGCACGAACGGGCGGCTGGAGGACCTGCACGCCGCCGCCGAGGTGTTGAAGGGCCAGCGGGTCGATCCCTCCACCCGCCTCCTCGTCATCCCGGCGAGCAGCGAGGTCATGGAGGCGGCGATGGGGGACGGCACCCTCCTCACGCTGATGCAGGCGGGCGCGGTGCTGGGCACGCCGGGCTGCGGGCCGTGCATGGGCCGTCACCAGGGCGTGCTCGCCCCCGGTGAGGTTTGCGTCTCGACCTCCAACCGCAACTTCATCGGGCGGATGGGCGACAAGGACGCGAAAATCTACCTCGCCTCGCCCGCGGTGGCGGCGGCGACGGCGGTGATGGGACGGATCGCATTGCCGGAAGATGTGCTTAGAAAGCCTATACCCGTATGA
- a CDS encoding homoaconitate hydratase (catalyzes the formation of homoisocitrate from cis-homoaconitate), producing MPRVWKFGDSVNTDDILPGKFAPFMAGEDLFQTFAFHYIRPEFASQVRPGDVLIGGRNWGLGSSREYAPQALKKLQVGGIIAPSFARIHYRNLLNLGIPAFEADLTGVLEDGDEVTLDVASGVLTRGTETFQLPPPPAFLTEALREGSILAFFKKYGRFPGEPAE from the coding sequence ATGCCCCGAGTCTGGAAATTCGGCGACAGTGTGAACACCGACGACATCCTCCCCGGCAAGTTCGCCCCCTTCATGGCAGGTGAGGACCTGTTCCAGACCTTCGCCTTCCACTACATCCGCCCGGAGTTCGCCTCGCAGGTGCGGCCCGGCGACGTGCTGATCGGCGGGCGCAACTGGGGCCTGGGCTCCAGCCGCGAGTACGCCCCGCAGGCCCTCAAGAAGTTGCAGGTGGGCGGCATCATCGCGCCCAGCTTCGCCCGCATCCACTACCGCAACCTGCTCAACCTGGGCATCCCCGCCTTCGAGGCCGACCTGACGGGTGTGCTCGAAGACGGCGACGAGGTGACGCTGGACGTGGCCTCCGGGGTGCTCACGCGCGGCACCGAGACCTTCCAGCTCCCCCCGCCCCCCGCGTTCCTGACCGAGGCGCTGCGGGAGGGGAGCATCCTCGCCTTCTTCAAGAAGTACGGGCGTTTTCCCGGCGAACCCGCCGAGTAG
- the lysW gene encoding lysine biosynthesis protein LysW gives MPTIQFENPETGATIELTDPELGELVIDDETGVEYEVVSIDPPRLEQAPQEAEDWGE, from the coding sequence ATGCCGACCATTCAATTTGAAAACCCGGAGACGGGCGCGACCATCGAACTCACCGATCCCGAACTCGGCGAACTCGTCATCGACGACGAGACGGGCGTGGAGTACGAGGTGGTGTCCATCGACCCCCCGCGCCTGGAGCAGGCCCCGCAGGAAGCGGAGGACTGGGGCGAGTAA
- a CDS encoding cation:proton antiporter — MSLGQLFLEIGAVILALAFVGRAAGRLGITPIPLYLLTGIVLGAVMRLGDAPGEFIHVGAEIGAVLLLFTLGLEYTSQELRDNLRANRQVGLLDLALNFTPGVVAGVVLGFPPLGAVLLGGVTYLTSSGIASKVLSDLGRLGNRETPVVLAVCVLEDVAMAVYLPVVAALLIGGTMAAVGVNLVVALDAFALAFFLALRYGHVLSRVVNVRNNETLLLSVFGLVLVVAGVADLLRVSAAIGAFLVGIALSGEVADRTRGLIEPLRDLFAAVFFVFFGLQLDLGTVPGVLLPAVLLAVITSVTKFVTGWWGAARAGVQTRGRFRAGATLIPRGEFSILIAGLGLGLVPTLGPLAAVYVLLTAILGPLLARFDGQLAPLLDRRLREARTG, encoded by the coding sequence CTGTCCCTCGGTCAACTGTTCCTGGAAATCGGCGCGGTCATCCTCGCCCTGGCCTTCGTGGGCCGCGCCGCCGGGCGGCTGGGGATCACGCCCATTCCGCTCTACCTCCTCACGGGGATCGTGCTCGGGGCCGTCATGCGCCTGGGGGACGCCCCGGGCGAGTTCATCCACGTCGGGGCGGAGATCGGGGCGGTGCTGCTGCTCTTCACGCTGGGGCTGGAGTACACCAGCCAGGAGCTGCGGGACAACCTGCGGGCGAACCGTCAGGTCGGGCTGCTCGACCTCGCGCTGAACTTCACACCGGGGGTGGTGGCGGGGGTGGTGCTGGGGTTCCCACCCCTGGGGGCCGTATTGCTGGGAGGCGTCACCTACCTGACCTCCAGCGGCATCGCCAGCAAGGTCTTGTCGGACCTGGGGAGGCTGGGTAACCGCGAAACGCCCGTCGTTCTGGCCGTGTGCGTGCTGGAGGACGTGGCGATGGCGGTCTACCTGCCCGTCGTCGCCGCGCTCCTGATCGGCGGAACGATGGCGGCGGTCGGGGTGAATCTGGTCGTGGCGCTGGACGCCTTCGCGCTGGCATTTTTCCTGGCGCTGCGCTACGGGCACGTCCTGAGCCGGGTGGTGAACGTGCGGAACAACGAGACCCTGCTCCTGAGCGTGTTCGGGCTGGTGCTCGTCGTGGCGGGAGTGGCCGACCTGCTGCGGGTGTCGGCGGCCATCGGCGCCTTCCTCGTCGGCATCGCCCTCTCCGGAGAGGTCGCCGACCGCACCCGCGGGCTGATCGAGCCGCTGCGCGACCTCTTCGCCGCCGTGTTCTTCGTCTTCTTCGGGCTGCAACTCGACCTGGGGACCGTGCCGGGCGTCCTGCTGCCCGCCGTGCTGTTGGCCGTCATCACGAGCGTCACCAAGTTCGTCACCGGGTGGTGGGGGGCCGCCCGCGCCGGGGTGCAGACGCGGGGCCGCTTCCGCGCCGGGGCGACCCTGATCCCGCGCGGCGAGTTCAGCATCCTGATCGCCGGGCTGGGTCTGGGCCTCGTGCCCACGCTGGGCCCCCTCGCCGCCGTGTACGTCCTGCTGACAGCGATTCTGGGGCCGCTCCTGGCGCGCTTCGACGGACAACTGGCGCCGCTGCTGGACAGGCGGCTGCGGGAGGCAAGGACGGGATAG
- a CDS encoding MarR family winged helix-turn-helix transcriptional regulator — protein MTDPLAQANAPNDAHQASADAARLAAEMRRLHRLISSRVLLNMQDELQGHELSFTQMTVMHQLRAQAPLTVTALADRARLSLPAMSHLVERLVRRGLAERRENPDNRREKLVALTVQGQDIVNRMDAQFIGAYETAFSRVRPETIRAAAAAVRALVAEVGPGPDCTPPSQENP, from the coding sequence ATGACCGATCCGCTGGCGCAGGCCAACGCCCCGAACGATGCCCACCAGGCCAGTGCCGATGCCGCCCGGCTGGCGGCGGAGATGCGGCGACTGCACCGACTCATCAGCAGCCGGGTGCTGCTGAACATGCAAGACGAGTTGCAGGGCCACGAGCTGAGCTTTACCCAGATGACGGTGATGCACCAGCTCCGCGCGCAGGCCCCCCTGACCGTCACGGCGCTCGCCGACCGCGCCCGCCTGAGCCTGCCCGCGATGAGCCACCTCGTCGAGCGGCTGGTGCGCCGGGGGCTCGCCGAGCGGCGGGAGAACCCGGACAACCGCCGCGAGAAGCTCGTCGCCCTGACCGTCCAGGGTCAGGACATCGTGAACCGGATGGACGCGCAGTTTATCGGCGCCTACGAGACTGCCTTCAGCCGGGTAAGACCCGAGACGATCCGCGCCGCCGCCGCCGCCGTGCGCGCGCTGGTGGCCGAGGTCGGCCCCGGCCCCGACTGTACCCCCCCCTCCCAGGAGAACCCATGA
- a CDS encoding MDR family MFS transporter → MTTPPPPGARAAVERINYAQTLDMRTKRVILFGVLLGLFLSALDQTIVSTAMPRIAQDLNGLNLYAWVTTAYLLTNTALVPIYGKLSDLYGRKPILMTGIVIFLIGSALCGLSGEPFFGNLFGGGMMQLVVFRGVQGIGAAALGSVAFAIIADLFEPVDRPRYQGLFGAVFGLSSVLGPLLGGFLTDQISWRWVFYVNLPLGLIALSFIASRMPRLASGLEAKVDWLGAFLILVFTVPLLLALTWGADGNYAWTSPLILGLFGLSAASLVAFLFVESRHESPILPLTLFRNPTFAWGAVARFLIGAGFLGAILFLSLYLVNVQGVSATAAGTATIPLTVGLIIGSIASGQIASRIGRYKPLILIGLALTVVGFFSLSTLSADTPYGGVVLRMVLLGLGLGPALPLFTTALQLAVKPWEIGVATSAGQFFQQMGSTIGTAIFGALLTAGLSTQFTRNFEQAKVGQPPAVQAILTQSQQAAARNTGGGFGAAPQAEGTDQATGLATARRQVEAAVQSGNAAALGQIAQNPALPQGLREGLGRIPAQALATEQGRAGVLSQLNEQYAAFEAAGQRIERVVKVSFAGAIANIYRWSILVALLALLATLMMPNLSMPTRRRGERVPAAHVEV, encoded by the coding sequence ATGACCACTCCCCCCCCACCCGGCGCCCGCGCCGCCGTCGAGCGCATCAACTACGCACAGACGCTCGACATGCGCACCAAGCGCGTGATCCTCTTCGGGGTGCTGCTCGGGCTCTTCCTGAGCGCGCTCGACCAGACCATCGTCTCGACCGCCATGCCGCGCATCGCCCAGGACCTCAACGGGCTGAACCTCTACGCCTGGGTCACGACCGCCTACCTCCTCACGAACACGGCGCTCGTGCCCATCTACGGCAAGCTCTCGGACCTGTACGGGCGCAAGCCCATCCTGATGACCGGCATCGTGATCTTCCTGATCGGCTCGGCGCTGTGTGGCCTCTCCGGTGAGCCCTTCTTCGGCAACCTCTTCGGCGGCGGCATGATGCAGCTCGTCGTGTTCCGGGGTGTCCAGGGCATCGGGGCGGCGGCGCTCGGCTCGGTGGCCTTCGCCATCATCGCCGACCTCTTCGAGCCGGTGGACCGGCCCCGCTACCAGGGCCTGTTCGGGGCCGTCTTCGGCCTCAGCAGCGTGCTGGGGCCCCTGCTCGGCGGCTTTCTGACCGACCAGATTTCCTGGCGCTGGGTGTTTTACGTGAACCTGCCGCTGGGGCTGATCGCCCTGTCCTTCATCGCCTCCCGGATGCCCCGGCTCGCCAGCGGGCTGGAGGCGAAGGTGGACTGGCTGGGCGCGTTCCTGATCCTGGTCTTTACCGTGCCGCTGCTCCTCGCGCTGACGTGGGGGGCGGACGGCAACTACGCCTGGACGAGCCCCCTGATCCTGGGCCTGTTCGGCCTCTCCGCCGCCTCGCTGGTGGCCTTCCTGTTCGTGGAGAGCCGCCACGAGAGCCCGATCCTGCCCTTGACCCTCTTTCGCAACCCCACCTTCGCGTGGGGGGCGGTCGCCCGCTTCCTGATCGGGGCGGGGTTCCTGGGGGCCATCCTCTTCCTGAGCCTGTACCTCGTGAACGTGCAGGGGGTGAGCGCCACCGCCGCCGGGACCGCCACGATTCCCCTGACGGTCGGGTTGATCATCGGCTCCATCGCCTCCGGGCAGATCGCCAGCCGCATCGGTCGGTACAAGCCGCTCATCCTGATCGGGCTGGCGCTGACCGTGGTCGGCTTTTTCAGCCTGAGCACCCTGAGCGCCGACACGCCCTACGGCGGGGTGGTGCTGCGGATGGTGCTGCTCGGCCTGGGCCTGGGGCCCGCGCTGCCCCTCTTCACCACCGCCCTGCAACTCGCCGTCAAGCCCTGGGAGATCGGCGTGGCGACGAGCGCCGGGCAGTTTTTCCAGCAGATGGGCAGCACCATCGGCACGGCGATCTTCGGGGCGCTCCTGACCGCCGGACTCTCGACCCAGTTCACCCGCAACTTCGAGCAGGCCAAGGTCGGCCAGCCCCCCGCCGTGCAGGCGATCCTGACCCAGAGCCAGCAGGCCGCCGCGCGGAACACCGGGGGCGGCTTCGGCGCGGCCCCCCAGGCGGAGGGCACCGACCAGGCCACCGGACTTGCAACCGCGCGCCGTCAGGTGGAGGCCGCCGTGCAGAGCGGCAACGCCGCCGCCCTCGGCCAGATCGCCCAGAACCCGGCGCTCCCGCAGGGCCTGCGTGAGGGGCTGGGCCGCATTCCCGCGCAGGCCCTCGCCACCGAGCAGGGCCGCGCGGGGGTGCTGAGCCAACTGAATGAGCAGTACGCCGCCTTCGAGGCCGCCGGGCAGCGCATCGAGCGGGTGGTGAAGGTCTCCTTCGCGGGCGCCATCGCCAACATCTACCGCTGGAGCATCCTCGTGGCCCTGCTCGCCCTGCTCGCCACGCTGATGATGCCCAACCTCTCCATGCCCACCCGCAGGCGCGGGGAGCGGGTCCCGGCGGCGCACGTCGAGGTCTGA
- a CDS encoding cation:proton antiporter regulatory subunit, protein MVKLEETQLPGVGVRHDFDGRFGKRVGVITHRDGRREIFVARRDDPDACAQSIVLSDEEAEAVADLLGGSTITRHMNTLTQDIEGLAMDWVPLAEGTPFAGRPLGETQMRTRTGTSIVAVMRSGQAIPAPGPEFGLEAGDTVVVVGTPGGVVRAARLLGGEG, encoded by the coding sequence ATGGTCAAGCTGGAGGAAACGCAACTGCCGGGCGTGGGCGTGCGGCACGATTTCGACGGGCGCTTCGGCAAGCGGGTGGGGGTGATCACGCACCGGGACGGGCGGCGCGAGATTTTCGTGGCCCGGCGGGACGACCCGGACGCCTGCGCGCAGAGCATCGTGCTGAGTGACGAGGAGGCCGAGGCGGTCGCCGACCTGCTGGGCGGCAGCACAATTACCCGACACATGAACACGCTGACCCAGGACATCGAGGGGCTGGCGATGGACTGGGTACCTCTCGCCGAGGGCACGCCTTTCGCCGGACGCCCACTGGGCGAAACGCAGATGCGGACCCGCACGGGCACGAGCATCGTGGCGGTCATGCGAAGCGGGCAGGCGATCCCCGCCCCCGGCCCCGAGTTCGGGCTGGAGGCGGGCGACACCGTGGTCGTGGTCGGCACGCCGGGCGGGGTGGTGCGTGCGGCCCGGCTGCTGGGCGGCGAGGGCTGA
- a CDS encoding alanyl-tRNA editing protein has product MTRPLFREDPALLTFGATVTEVRERAVALDATAFYPEGGGQNGDAGRLRWDGGEVRVRDTRKGEGGVVWHELEDAGPEVGTPVTGEVNAARRWRNSGRHSGEHLLAQAFHRISPAFGVAAVSMRNPESTLDLHGDPSEADVRAAETLLRETLARTPLTLDTPTVPSAELHRYPLRREAKVEGDVRLVIFRDPEGVPFDVSACGGTHVPHAAMAAPVVVLRTERIRGGLTRVSFMAGEEAAQYLGGVYAESRALAQDFSIPVERLPERVAALTEERATLKGETATLRQRLAHTLVRQVPAREVGGVPLREVTLDDVALLPLVLTDVPRDEVVAALAPGGRCGVGSAREDVPAGTLLGRALEAAGGKGGGRPALAQGTTLEPEAFLEAVRGALLASRWAGQEA; this is encoded by the coding sequence ATGACCCGCCCCCTGTTCCGCGAAGACCCGGCCCTCCTCACCTTCGGCGCGACCGTGACGGAGGTGCGGGAGAGGGCCGTCGCCCTCGACGCCACCGCCTTCTATCCCGAGGGCGGCGGGCAGAACGGGGACGCGGGCCGGCTGCGCTGGGACGGGGGAGAGGTCCGCGTGCGGGACACCCGCAAGGGCGAGGGCGGCGTGGTCTGGCACGAGCTGGAGGACGCGGGGCCGGAGGTCGGCACGCCCGTCACGGGCGAGGTGAACGCGGCGCGGCGGTGGCGGAACTCGGGGCGGCACAGCGGCGAGCACCTCCTCGCGCAGGCCTTCCACCGGATCAGCCCCGCCTTCGGGGTGGCGGCGGTGAGTATGCGGAATCCGGAGTCCACCCTCGACCTGCACGGCGACCCCTCCGAGGCCGACGTGCGCGCCGCCGAGACCCTGCTGCGCGAGACGCTCGCCCGCACGCCCCTGACGCTCGACACGCCCACGGTGCCGAGCGCGGAACTGCACCGCTACCCGCTGCGGCGGGAGGCGAAGGTGGAGGGCGACGTGCGGCTGGTGATCTTCCGCGACCCGGAGGGCGTGCCCTTCGACGTGAGCGCGTGCGGGGGCACGCACGTCCCCCACGCCGCGATGGCCGCGCCCGTGGTTGTCCTGCGGACCGAGCGCATCCGGGGCGGGCTGACCCGCGTGTCTTTCATGGCGGGGGAGGAGGCTGCCCAGTACCTGGGCGGGGTATACGCGGAGAGCCGGGCGCTGGCGCAGGACTTCAGCATTCCGGTGGAGCGTCTGCCGGAGCGGGTGGCGGCCCTGACGGAAGAGCGGGCCACCCTGAAGGGGGAGACCGCCACGCTGCGCCAGCGCCTCGCCCACACGCTCGTGCGGCAGGTGCCCGCCCGTGAGGTCGGCGGCGTCCCCCTGCGCGAGGTGACGCTCGACGACGTGGCCCTGCTGCCCCTGGTCCTGACGGACGTGCCCCGGGACGAGGTGGTGGCCGCCCTCGCCCCCGGCGGACGCTGCGGCGTCGGCAGCGCGCGGGAGGACGTGCCCGCCGGCACCCTGCTGGGCCGGGCGCTGGAGGCCGCGGGCGGCAAGGGGGGCGGTCGGCCCGCGCTCGCCCAGGGGACGACCCTGGAGCCTGAGGCGTTTCTGGAGGCCGTGCGGGGGGCCCTGCTCGCGTCCCGGTGGGCGGGGCAGGAGGCCTGA